The Dioscorea cayenensis subsp. rotundata cultivar TDr96_F1 chromosome 19, TDr96_F1_v2_PseudoChromosome.rev07_lg8_w22 25.fasta, whole genome shotgun sequence genome includes a window with the following:
- the LOC120249384 gene encoding LOW QUALITY PROTEIN: EEF1A lysine methyltransferase 4-like (The sequence of the model RefSeq protein was modified relative to this genomic sequence to represent the inferred CDS: deleted 2 bases in 2 codons), translating into MTQGSTTLHAYGEASYWDRRYGQDPGPFEWYQKYRSLAPLFDLYLRRHHRLLLVGCGNSALGEDMLNDGYEDIVNIDISSVVIEAMQTKYQDKPALQYIKMDVRDMSDF; encoded by the exons ATGACGCAGGGATCAACAACGTTGCACGCATATGGGGAGGCTTCCTACTGGGATCGTCGCTATGGCCAGGACCCAGGT CCCTTCGAGTGGTACCAGAAGTACCGCTCC CTCGCGCCGCTGTTTGATCTCTATCTCCGTCGCCACCACCGGCTCCTCCTCGTTGGCTGTGGTAACTCCG CACTCGGAGAAGACATGTTAAATGATGGCTATGAGGACATTGTTAATATTGACATATCGTCTGTAGTGATTGAAGCCATGCAAACAAAATACCAGGACAAACCAGCTCTCCAGT ATATTAAAATGGATGTGAGAGATATGAGTGATTTTTGA
- the LOC120250233 gene encoding ATP-citrate synthase alpha chain protein 2-like yields MARKKIREYDSKRLLKEHLKRLAGIDLQILSAQITESTDIAELVNAEPWLSSNKLVVKPDMLFGKRGKSGLVALNLDMAQVAQFVKERLGVEVEMGGCKAPITTFIVEPFVPHEQEYYLSILSERLGCTISFSECGGIEIEENWDKVKTIFLPTEKPLTSEACAPLIATLPLEVREKIGDFIRGVFAVFQDLDFSFLEMNPFTLVNGEPYPLDMRGELDDTAAFKNFKKWGSVEFPLPFGRVMTPTEAFIHGLDEKTTASLKFTVLNPKGRIWTMVAGGGASVIYADTVGDLGYASELGNYAEYSGAPKEEEVLQYARVVLDCATADPDGRKRALLIGGGIANFTDVAATFNGIIRALREKAAKLKASRMYIYVRRGGPNYQTGLAKMRALGQELGVPLEVYGPEATMTGICKEAIDCIMSAA; encoded by the exons ATGGCTCGCAAGAAGATCCGTGAGTACGATTCCAAGCGCCTCCTCAAGGAGCACCTCAAGCGCCTCGCTGGGATCGACCTTCAGATCCTCTCCGCCCAG ATCACGGAATCAACCGACATCGCCGAATTGGTAAATGCGGAACCATGGCTATCATCTAACAAGTTGGTTGTGAAGCCTGATATGCTATTCGGGAAGCGAGGGAAGAGTGGTTTGGTGGCCCTTAATCTGGATATGGCTCAGGTGGCCCAGTTTGTGAAAGAGAGACTTGGAGTAGAG GTTGAGATGGGAGGATGCAAGGCTCCCATTACCACATTTATAGTCGAGCCATTTGTCCCTCATGAGCAGGAGTactatctctcaattttatctGAGAGGCTTGGCTGCACCATCAGCTTCTCTGAGTGTGGTGGAATTGAGATTGAGGAGAACTGGGACAAG GTTAAGACCATATTCCTCCCAACTGAGAAGCCCTTGACATCCGAGGCATGTGCTCCGTTGATTGCAACCCTTCCTTTAGAG GTGAGAGAGAAAATCGGAGACTTCATAAGAGGTGTCTTTGCTGTGTTCCAAG ATTTGGACTTCAGTTTTCTTGAGATGAACCCATTCACACTGGTGAATGGAGAGCCATACCCGCTGGATATGCGTGGAGAATTAGATGACACAGCAGCCTTCAAAAACTTCAAGAA GTGGGGGAGTGTTGAATTTCCTCTTCCCTTTGGCAGGGTCATGACTCCCACAGAAGCATTTATTCATGGATTGGACGAGAAG ACAACTGCGTCCTTGAAGTTCACAGTTTTAAACCCTAAGGGACGTATATGGACCATGGTGGCTGGAGGTGGGGCTAGTGTCATATATGCAGATACA GTTGGAGATCTGGGTTATGCATCTGAGCTTGGAAACTATGCTGAATATAGTGGTGCGCCAAAGGAAGAGGAGGTCTTGCAGTATGCCAGAGTTGTTCTTGAT TGTGCTACTGCTGATCCTGATGGTCGTAAGAGAGCACTTCTTATTGGAGGAGGGATAGCTAACTTCACCGATGTTGCTGCCACATTTAATGGAATTATTAGGGCCCTCAGAGAGAAG GCAGCCAAGTTAAAGGCCTCAAGGATGTACATTTATGTCCGCAGAGGCGGTCCAAACTATCAGACCGGTTTGGCAAAAATGCGAGCTTTGGGTCAGGAGCTTGGTGTTCCCCTTGAG GTTTATGGACCAGAGGCTACAATGACTGGAATTTGCAAGGAAGCTATAGACTGCATCATGTCTGCCGCATAA